Part of the Sebastes umbrosus isolate fSebUmb1 chromosome 3, fSebUmb1.pri, whole genome shotgun sequence genome is shown below.
CATGCATATATGGTATACCAGCTGTTGTTAACAGtacatttatatgtaaataatcACATGCTTTACAGTCCAGACACAGCTGCTCCAGAGGTtccattcatgtttattttatgcTCACTTTGGATGGACAAACTTTCATCAATCACTACATCTTCTTATTGCCCCACATCAACTACAAATACATCTGAACCCTGTGTTCAGAAACGTCTCTCATTCTAACATAAAAGGCAGGAAATGGGCTCTTGAGACTGGAAAATTAATGTACAGATTTCAGTCCAATGAATGTGGCTTATATTATAAGTTCTATTTGGAAGGCATTTAAGATCCTGAGAAAGAGGTCAGCAGCAGATCGCCTCAGACCTGAGACACTTGTCCTTGGAGTATTCACATTTACTAAAAATAAGACACCTGAGAGGTAAAATGTCTGTTGGCCAAACTGCAGACTGTGTGAATGGATATAggcctcctcttttttttatatggaTTATTGACCTGCTGTAGGTCAATACACCACCAGAAATTCAGATAAGTGTACAGTTTTTTCTCACATTGTTCTCTTCCATCACAGCAGGGCTTATCCTTTTCAGGTCAATCATTCAAGAACTAGTCAGAAAGAGCtgaaggaaaataaaacatgtccaAGGTTAAATCCATCAGATAATCAGCTTATTTCACTAAAGTTACACAGCCTCCATTAGAAGACTAAATATTCCTCCTTACCTCATTGTCCTCGGTTTTATTGTCTTCTTTGCAGATCTTGTGTGAGCATGTCTTCTTACTGTCTAACGCGTCAGTCTTCACCTGACCCAGAGTTCGCAGCAGGCACATGGTGTCAAACCCCTCATCGCCAGCCTCTTGCAACAACTCAAGCACCTGTAAATACGCCAAGTTACTTCTTTTTCATAGAAAAAGCAACAGCAAACACAGTCGGCATATTTTAACCACAGTATTGgtcttacagtatgtgtgctgGGACCCACCTGCAGACACTTAAATGATTTGAGTTCGCTCAGATTCTCCTGCAGGAACAACAGGTAGATACTGAGGTCGTTGTAGAAGGGCGTGACCACACTCAAAGATCCAAAGCGCGGCAGCAGCTCATATGGCCGGAGGAAGCTGGAGCTCTGGCGAGCCGGTCCAAGAGAAGCGTACACCACCAGCGGAGCAAGAAGCACATATACTCCCAAGTTGATGTAACTGAGCAGCCTGAAGACACCCACTGCCACGAGCTTACACTGCACAGCCGACGGCACCATGCTGTTATTCTTCAGCACCCCTGTACGCAGGTCACAGGGAAACTCATCAGTGAAAGATGCCAGTCGGATGTAGTAGCCCAGGTAGATGCAGGCCAGCAGGAGGATCAGCAGAGTCATGCCCCGACATAATAGGTACTTGACCACAAGGCAGTGAGAGAGGCGCTTGGTCTTCAGATACTGCTCCACTAAAGGGTATCTGGAGCAACCCTCAGTCAGTTCCAAAGCACCGCTGCAGAAAAggacatttagcataaatataCCTATGTTTAGAATTGCAAATGTCATTGTATCAAATATCAAGAAATACAGTTCCACACAGCAACAGGATTTTCTGAAGGATATGTAACTAGAAACAGGCCTTTTTTCCTTACTTACCCATGACCAAAACCTTCCTTAATGCTTATTCAAATCTGTTTATTATAAACTCAGTgtcatattatttatgtttacaaacacaaaagatCAGCATTTTATGGAATTGTATAAGACTTTCATTCACTGGCCTTATTGATCTATTAATAATCCAAATTAAAGCCCCTTTGTGTAGATTTGTTATGTAATTATAGCATCTTTCAAAATATTCTGATGTGATAATGTTTTGTAGAAAAAGTAGGCATTCCTGGTGAAAACTGGTGCAGTACAAGTGCCATATATGTCTTGTATTCTATActagctgcactaatcaatatttttatatgaacAATAGGTTAcatgactaattgactaatgACTGCTTAAGTGCAATGTGAAAAGTGTCACTcatagagagagacaaagcCAGTGAgattatcacccaactctgaGGTAGCTCAGTGTTGTCATTCATGGCTCGCAGCGGgtactttactgttttggttaaTTGTCACCATTCTCATCAGTGTCATTTCCAGATGTAGCAGCCAGCTGTTCCCAGCTAAAAATAGCAATTGCAATAGCaagtttatttctatagcacatttcgTGCACAGGGGCAATTCAGTGTacttaaataaatcaaaataagaaACGATCCATATCTAAGATATGATTAAAAGATGAAAAGTACATAAAATAGTAATTTAACAGAGAGATATAATTAAAAGATAAGCAATATAAGATAAAACACAAAGTAATTGAAATAGAATAAAGacattgtaaaaacaaaacagtagctTAATCATAGGCACTTGAAAAGAGAAATGTTTTTAATCTGGATTTAAAAATTGTTACATTTGGTGCACATATAAGATGTTCTGGCAGTTTGTTCCGGTTGCAGCAAAACAGCTAAAAGCTGCGTCAGCATGTTTAGACTCTGGGCTGTGCTAGCTGACCTGAGTTCATGGATCGAAGAGCCCTACTCGGTTTCTATTCTTTGAGGATATCAGAGATGTATTCTGGTCCTAAAAGCCGTAAAAGCCAGTGTACGCTATCTGCTCGCATCTGTTAGCAACTAGcttgtgaacatagtggagcatttagcaggtAAAGAGCTCAATATGTCTcttaggagttggtggagaccaaaacaga
Proteins encoded:
- the LOC119485779 gene encoding pannexin-1-like, which translates into the protein MAIAHLATEYVFSDFLLNDPTEAKYKGVRLELAVDKIVTFLAVGLPLFLISLAFAQEVSVGTQISCFAPNNFSMRQATYVDSFCWAAVQQQADGSPLWLHKFFPYILLSLAILMYIPALFWRFTAAPHLSSDLNFIMEELDRFYNRAIRMARNLASLDTKGASADTQSGALELTEGCSRYPLVEQYLKTKRLSHCLVVKYLLCRGMTLLILLLACIYLGYYIRLASFTDEFPCDLRTGVLKNNSMVPSAVQCKLVAVGVFRLLSYINLGVYVLLAPLVVYASLGPARQSSSFLRPYELLPRFGSLSVVTPFYNDLSIYLLFLQENLSELKSFKCLQVLELLQEAGDEGFDTMCLLRTLGQVKTDALDSKKTCSHKICKEDNKTEDNELFLTSS